The following proteins come from a genomic window of Montipora capricornis isolate CH-2021 chromosome 9, ASM3666992v2, whole genome shotgun sequence:
- the LOC138016558 gene encoding tyramine receptor Ser-2-like: MMKDSFPPALEDRSIAQTIFEVSFASLILIVAALENFLMLFVLYRRRDLRTIPNLFVLNLSVGNFLLAVTVLPIFVATLAKGKWLFSETFCKIYGYQSNLLFAITLFTITAISLNRYVLIRFLSKYKRIFNVKFVLQIICGIWICCAILSSAPLIGWGHFSFNAQTAMCHTDTSGSSFKITADAFMLVDITTVVFCHVRIVQTVKAHRRKITANLIYARNSAPKEEWHKIDETCNRENKDNTSPSPKQHAIGNDYEGNQISRRLQRQHSNNLQEKQDDVVATTASVNPNEKDIVTILFKRKNKEPQAREPHTRELRGDEIHITRTTSLIVLVFCVCWLPSFFLDSMESFGVFAPRILRLAGIYLIFLDSVLGPFIYAMRVRKLKKALIKVLKCGS; encoded by the coding sequence ATGATGAAGGACAGTTTTCCACCCGCGTTAGAGGACAGATCGATAGCACAGACTATTTTCGAAGTATCCTTCGCTTCGTTGATTCTCATTGTGGCTGCTCTCGAAAACTTTTTAATGTTGTTCGTCCTTTATAGGAGGAGAGATCTACGCACCATCCCCAACTTGTTCGTGTTGAATTTATCCGTGGGAAATTTTCTTCTTGCGGTGACTGTTTTACCGATCTTCGTAGCGACTCTCGCTAAAGGGAAATGGCTGTTTAGCGAAACATTCTGCAAGATCTATGGATACCAAAGCAATCTCCTATTTGCCATAACTCTTTTTACAATCACTGCCATAAGCTTGAATCGCTACGTTCTTATTCGCTTTCtaagcaaatacaaaaggataTTTAACGTGAAATTTGTACTGCAAATCATCTGTGGAATCTGGATTTGCTGCGCCATTCTTTCAAGTGCACCGCTCATTGGTTGGGGACATTTCAGTTTCAACGCTCAGACAGCAATGTGTCACACGGACACTTCTGGTTCGTCGTTCAAAATAACGGCTGACGCGTTTATGCTCGTAGACATTACTACGGTTGTGTTTTGTCACGTTAGAATTGTCCAGACAGTGAAAGCCCATCGAAGAAAGATAACTGCCAACTTAATTTATGCCAGAAATTCAGCACCAAAGGAGGAATGGCATAAAATTGATGAAACGTGCAATCGTGAAAATAAAGATAACACTTCCCCATCTCCAAAACAGCACGCGATCGGAAATGATTATGAAGGCAATCAGATCTCAAGGAGACTCCAACGACAACACTCGAATAACCTTCAAGAAAAACAGGACGATGTTGTTGCGACAACCGCAAGTGTAAATCCCAACGAGAAAGACATTGTTACtatccttttcaaaaggaaaaacaaagagcCGCAAGCAAGAGAGCCTCATACAAGAGAACTACGCGGGGACGAAATTCATATCACGAGGACCACTTCCCTTATTGTGCTTGTGTTCTGCGTTTGTTGGCTGCCAAGTTTTTTCTTGGACAGCATGGAATCATTTGGTGTTTTCGCGCCGAGAATATTAAGATTAGCAGGAATTTACTTGATATTCTTGGACAGCGTACTGGGGCCTTTTATATACGCAATGCGAGTGAGAAAGTTAAAGAAAGCGTTAATTAAGGTCTTGAAGTGTGGTTCATAA
- the LOC138015049 gene encoding neuropeptide Y receptor type 2-like translates to MSNWSAANFSLVQPANYSSFPEQHQTQLAKGKSELTTWTIVQVLAYYAMILLSLIGNTIVIKAIKRIRSNLRRQVHYLFIVNLSVSDLLFAVENIPMVCTYLLMNGSWKIEGTLGSFLCKFNSFTSLVLILTSNLTILAIGVERFCGTFCPLRVFISKKRAYVMIACTWLVSGIYSSPLLSSCFADLERSPDGSMRCHLYVQSQKVIHWFVLQTVLLAAGFVTTLVLYTAIGIKIWRGKTPGIQLKSLQLRLHARKIKAVKMLAILVTVFYISFIPFSIYQLSVFFGSHLKLGSHYGQIAAFLMYCNGAINPVIYSVYNESIRNEFKAFFNCKKNILNPQRSLFLTSQITRRLKDLGLRQFHDTRDKYGPCQPRGLAVVAAPLNLVGFAFEETRL, encoded by the coding sequence ATGAGTAACTGGAGCGCTGCAAATTTTAGCTTGGTACAACCAGCAAATTACAGTTCGTTCCCAGAGCAACACCAAACGCAACTGGCAAAAGGGAAAAGCGAGCTAACCACATGGACGATCGTTCAAGTGCTAGCTTACTATGCGATGATTCTTCTTTCCTTGATCGGCAACACGATCGTCATCAAGGCCATCAAGAGAATTCGATCAAACCTTAGAAGGCAAGTGCACTATCTGTTCATCGTAAACCTCTCTGTGTCTGATCTGTTATTTGCCGTGGAGAATATACCCATGGTCTGCACTTATTTGTTGATGAACGGAAGTTGGAAAATCGAAGGCACTCTGGGTTCCTTCCTTTGCAAGTTTAATTCGTTTACGTCTCTGGTCCTTATTCTGACGTCAAATCTAACGATTTTGGCCATTGGGGTGGAGAGATTTTGCGGGACATTTTGCCCACTGAGAgtgtttatttcaaagaaacGCGCTTATGTTATGATAGCTTGCACGTGGTTGGTAAGTGGAATATATTCTTCACCACTGCTTTCGTCTTGCTTCGCTGATCTTGAAAGATCTCCCGACGGAAGTATGAGATGTCACCTTTACGTCCAAAGCCAAAAGGTCATTCATTGGTTTGTGCTGCAAACGGTGCTCCTAGCAGCTGGTTTCGTCACAACACTGGTGCTTTACACCGCAATTGGGATCAAAATATGGCGCGGAAAAACACCCGGAATACAACTTAAAAGCTTACAACTTCGACTGCACGCCAGGAAAATCAAAGCGGTGAAAATGCTTGCGATTTTGGTGACCGTATTTTACATCTCTTTCATACCATTTTCGATCTATCAGCTTTCAGTTTTTTTTGGGTCTCATCTCAAACTTGGTTCTCATTATGGGCAAATCGCTGCGTTTCTTATGTACTGCAATGGAGCTATCAACCCGGTAATTTACAGCGTGTATAACGAGAGCATTAGAAATGAGTTCAAAGCCTTTTTCAATTGCAAGAAAAACATCTTGAATCCACAAAGAAGCCTTTTTTTGACCTCCCAAATCACAAGAAGATTAAAGGATTTGGGATTAAGGCAATTTCACGATACACGAGATAAATACGGTCCTTGTCAGCCGAGAGGGCTAGCTGTGGTTGCAGCGCCTTTAAATCTAGTGGGTTTTGCTTTCGAGGAAACACGATTGTGA
- the LOC138015045 gene encoding diamine oxidase [copper-containing]-like, with protein sequence MAGKTDVVPLKWKVAVTVLVLLCVGLTIALVVVAVDFARYKEKDKLEQNNCPAGIPDEQRDLPKSQAIFADLSSDELLAVRDFMQNQSALDLKRIDNATVKDNYIYMIQLLLPDKEKVLEYLDDNKAKPARRALVVIFQGSTDPPVLQEYVVSGMNSTRGLTYEKHGVTLDFNVRPYDLVQEKAINKIVLEATAKAFRLLNESYDGYCYANCTDKALKFKPQTPFGRQRYDRKTWLRFTRDVEGSHLNPVDFQLYIDFAGANESKWKLEKVYYHGQQFDTVEILMAKYDDDLPRSFIPAPQVKYDGDTPLFSSFGRRGIPQSQKPMRAPRLFEPDGKRFSISGHHVKYMSWSFDFRMDSVSGPQLFDIRFNNKRIIYELSLQEAISFYSGYSPYFSTVNFVYGGWAMGARALELIGGVDCPETAKFLDAVHFVDSDNPKTIKNAVCVFELDSGIPLRRHFETDGKDGYKFYGGLADHLLVLRTITTVENYDSIFDFMFYQNGVIEVKATPVGYLLSDNYEFQAPSADSFGDKVHSELVGGLHDHIFHYKVDLDVHSKLNSFQTIEITTKKESSSSGDRKLKVFRKNIKRFEEDAKFLKINFDLPTFYNIYSDNENKFGSERGYLIEPQSAVKQVLLEDYVTTMAPWSRYPLVVTRYRASETKSSSLYNQNSPNQPIVDFRDFFTGQNEPLDKKDLVAWVSIGSIQIPTAEDVPNSASAANSARFFLRPFNYFDEDPSMSSTDAVVIRPDYRNDKNVVQEFRDTSGEGVCVPRKHDIDIEGFYIGNA encoded by the coding sequence ATGGCTGGCAAAACAGACGTGGTGCCTCTAAAATGGAAAGTCGCTGTCACTGTGCTAGTTCTCCTTTGCGTCGGATTAACCATCGCGCTTGTTGTGGTAGCAGTGGATTTTGCCCGCTATAAAGAAAAGGACAAGCTAGAACAGAACAATTGTCCGGCAGGAATTCCAGACGAGCAGCGAGACCTTCCAAAGTCACAAGCCATTTTTGCTGACCTCTCCAGCGATGAGCTCCTCGCCGTCCGGGATTTTATGCAAAATCAATCCGCTCTCGACCTCAAGAGAATTGACAACGCCACCGTGAAAGACAACTACATCTACATGATTCAGCTGCTGCTTCCTGATAAAGAAAAAGTGCTCGAGTATCTTGATGACAATAAAGCAAAGCCGGCTAGAAGGGCTCTTGTCGTCATTTTTCAGGGTTCAACCGACCCTCCCGTCCTACAAGAATACGTCGTAAGTGGGATGAATTCAACTAGAGGACTGACATACGAAAAGCATGGAGTTACGCTGGATTTTAATGTGCGCCCTTATGATTTGGTGCAGGAGAAAGCGATTAATAAAATAGTGTTGGAAGCGACTGCAAAGGCTTTTCGCCTCTTAAACGAAAGTTACGACGGATACTGTTATGCTAACTGCACAGATAAGGCACTGAAATTCAAACCGCAGACTCCGTTTGGAAGGCAACGGTACGACCGTAAAACCTGGCTTCGCTTTACTAGAGATGTTGAAGGAAGCCACCTGAATCCCGTCGATTTTCAACTTTACATCGACTTCGCGGGCGCTAACGAGTCAAAATGGAAGCTTGAAAAAGTTTATTATCACGGTCAGCAATTTGATACGGTAGAAATCCTTATGGCTAAGTACGATGACGATCTTCCCAGGTCATTTATTCCCGCGCCTCAAGTGAAATACGACGGAGACACACCTTTGTTTTCATCATTTGGACGCCGTGGAATCCCCCAGTCCCAAAAGCCCATGCGCGCACCAAGATTGTTTGAGCCCGATGGGAAAAGATTCAGCATCAGCGGTCATCATGTCAAGTACATGAGCTGGAGTTTTGATTTTCGTATGGACTCTGTCTCGGGTCCACAGCTCTTTGACATTCGCTTCAACAACAAGAGAATCATCTATGAGCTCAGTCTACAAGAGGCCATATCGTTTTACTCTGGGTATTCTCCATATTTCAGCACGGTAAACTTTGTTTATGGCGGCTGGGCGATGGGGGCTCGTGCCCTGGAACTGATTGGTGGGGTGGACTGCCCAGAGACGGCCAAATTCCTTGACGCCGTGCATTTCGTTGATTCCGACAATCCAAAGACCATAAAAAATGCAGTTTGTGTTTTTGAGCTGGACAGCGGGATCCCATTgagacgccattttgaaaccgACGGCAAAGACGGATACAAGTTCTACGGAGGCCTAGCAGACCACTTGCTCGTGCTTCGGACCATCACCACAGTCGAAAACTATGACAGCATTTTTGACTTTATGTTCTATCAGAATGGTGTGATTGAGGTCAAAGCAACGCCTGTTGGGTACCTGCTTTCTGACAACTATGAGTTCCAGGCCCCATCGGCCGACAGTTTTGGGGACAAAGTTCACAGTGAATTGGTGGGAGGTCTGCACGACCACATATTTCATTACAAAGTTGATCTGGACGTCCACAGCAAACTGAATTCGTTTCAGACCATTGAGATCACTACCAAAAAAGAATCCTCGTCTTCAGGGGACAGAAAGTTGAAAGTTTTTCGCAAAAATATAAAGCGCTTTGAAGAAGACGCAAAGTTTCTTAAGATCAACTTTGACCTGCCCACCTTTTATAACATTTACAGTGATAATGAAAACAAGTTCGGTTCGGAAAGAGGATACCTTATTGAACCACAGTCGGCGGTGAAGCAAGTGTTACTGGAGGACTACGTGACAACCATGGCGCCTTGGTCAAGGTACCCACTAGTGGTCACTAGGTATCGCGCTTCTGAGACTAAGAGCAGTTCACTTTACAACCAGAACAGCCCCAATCAACCGATTGTCGACTTTCGCGATTTCTTCACGGGACAAAACGAACCATTAGACAAAAAAGATCTAGTAGCTTGGGTCTCCATCGGCTCCATTCAAATCCCGACTGCCGAAGATGTACCGAATTCTGCTTCGGCCGCAAACAGCGCTCGGTTTTTTCTTCGGCCGTTCAATTATTTCGACGAAGACCCTTCAATGAGTTCCACCGACGCAGTTGTAATTAGGCCAGACTATCGCAACGACAAGAATGTGGTACAGGAATTTAGGGACACTAGCGGAGAAGGTGTTTGTGTGCCTCGAAAACATGATATCGACATTGAGGGCTTTTACATAGGGAATGCTTGA